The following are encoded together in the Citrobacter arsenatis genome:
- the purF gene encoding amidophosphoribosyltransferase produces the protein MCGIVGIAGVMPVNQSIYDALTVLQHRGQDAAGIITIDANNCFRLRKANGMVSDIFEARHMQRLQGNMGIGHVRYPTAGSSSASEAQPFYVNSPYGITLAHNGNLTNAHELRKKLFEEKRRHINTTSDSEILLNIFASELDNFRHYPLEADNIFAAIAATNRQIRGAYACVAMIIGHGMVAFRDPNGIRPLVLGKRDIGDGRTEYMVASESVALDTLGFEFLRDVAPGEAVYITEKGQLFTRQCADNPVSNPCLFEYVYFARPDSFIDKISVYSARVNMGTKLGEKIAREWEDLDIDVVIPIPETSCDIALEIARILGKPYRQGFVKNRYVGRTFIMPGQQLRRKSVRRKLNANRAEFRDKNVLLVDDSIVRGTTSEQIIEMAREAGAKKVYLASAAPEIRFPNVYGIDMPTATELIAHGREVDEIRQIIGADGLIFQDLNDLIEAVRAENPDIQQFECSVFNGVYVTKDVDQQYLDFLDSLRNDDAKAVLRQNEAENLEMHNEG, from the coding sequence ATGTGCGGTATTGTCGGTATCGCCGGTGTTATGCCGGTAAACCAGTCGATTTATGACGCGTTAACGGTGCTCCAGCATCGTGGTCAGGATGCTGCGGGCATCATCACCATTGATGCCAACAACTGCTTCCGCTTGCGTAAAGCAAACGGAATGGTGAGCGATATATTTGAAGCGCGCCATATGCAGCGTTTGCAGGGCAATATGGGCATCGGTCATGTGCGTTACCCAACGGCTGGCAGCTCCAGCGCCTCCGAAGCTCAACCTTTTTACGTCAACTCACCGTATGGCATCACGCTTGCCCACAATGGCAACCTGACCAATGCGCATGAGCTGCGTAAAAAGCTGTTTGAAGAAAAGCGCCGCCACATCAATACCACTTCAGATTCTGAAATTCTGCTGAATATTTTCGCCAGCGAGCTGGATAACTTCCGCCATTACCCGCTGGAAGCTGACAATATTTTTGCAGCTATTGCCGCAACCAACCGCCAGATTCGCGGTGCCTATGCCTGCGTGGCGATGATTATCGGTCACGGTATGGTTGCCTTCCGCGATCCTAACGGTATCCGCCCGCTGGTATTAGGCAAACGCGATATCGGCGATGGTCGTACCGAGTACATGGTGGCGTCCGAGAGCGTAGCGCTGGATACGCTGGGCTTTGAATTCCTGCGCGACGTAGCACCTGGCGAAGCGGTGTATATCACCGAAAAAGGTCAGTTGTTTACCCGCCAGTGTGCCGATAACCCGGTCAGCAATCCATGCCTGTTTGAATACGTTTACTTCGCACGTCCTGACTCCTTTATCGACAAGATTTCCGTTTACAGCGCCCGTGTCAATATGGGCACCAAGCTTGGCGAAAAAATTGCTCGCGAGTGGGAAGATCTGGACATCGACGTGGTGATCCCGATCCCGGAAACCTCCTGTGATATCGCGCTGGAAATTGCCCGTATTCTCGGCAAGCCGTACCGTCAGGGGTTTGTGAAAAACCGCTACGTGGGGCGTACCTTTATCATGCCGGGCCAGCAGCTGCGTCGTAAATCTGTGCGCCGCAAGCTGAACGCTAACCGTGCGGAATTCCGTGATAAAAACGTGCTGCTGGTGGATGACTCCATCGTGCGCGGTACCACTTCAGAACAGATTATCGAGATGGCACGTGAAGCCGGAGCGAAGAAGGTATATCTGGCCTCTGCCGCCCCGGAAATTCGCTTCCCGAACGTTTATGGTATCGATATGCCTACGGCGACGGAGCTGATCGCTCATGGTCGTGAAGTGGACGAGATCCGCCAGATAATCGGCGCAGACGGTCTTATCTTCCAGGATCTGAACGATCTGATTGAAGCGGTCCGTGCGGAAAACCCGGATATTCAGCAGTTTGAATGTTCAGTGTTTAACGGCGTGTACGTTACTAAAGACGTCGACCAGCAGTATCTCGATTTCCTCGACTCCCTGCGTAATGACGATGCCAAAGCGGTATTGCGTCAGAACGAAGCGGAAAACCTTGAGATGCACAACGAAGGTTAA
- the cvpA gene encoding colicin V production protein, whose translation MVWIDYAIIAVIGFSCLVSLIRGFVREALSLVTWGCAFFVASHYYTYLSVWFTGFEDELVRNGIAIAILFIATLIVGAIVNFVIGQLVEKTGLSGTDRVLGICFGALRGALIVAAILFFLDTFTGLSKSEDWSKSQLIPQFSFIIRWFFDYLQSSSSFLPKV comes from the coding sequence ATGGTCTGGATTGATTACGCCATTATCGCGGTGATTGGTTTTTCCTGTCTGGTTAGCCTGATCCGTGGCTTTGTTCGTGAAGCATTATCGTTGGTGACTTGGGGTTGTGCTTTCTTTGTCGCCAGCCATTACTACACTTACCTGTCTGTCTGGTTTACGGGCTTTGAAGACGAACTGGTTCGAAATGGGATTGCTATCGCGATACTGTTCATCGCGACACTTATCGTCGGCGCTATCGTTAACTTTGTGATAGGCCAACTGGTAGAGAAAACAGGCTTGTCGGGTACCGACAGGGTGTTGGGGATCTGCTTTGGTGCTCTGCGAGGAGCGCTGATCGTCGCCGCCATACTGTTCTTTCTCGATACCTTTACCGGTCTGTCGAAAAGTGAAGACTGGAGTAAGTCGCAGCTGATCCCTCAGTTCAGTTTCATCATCAGATGGTTCTTTGACTATCTGCAAAGCTCGTCAAGTTTCTTGCCCAAAGTATAA
- the dedD gene encoding cell division protein DedD, with the protein MASKFQNRLVGTIVLVALGVIVLPGLLDGQKKHYQDEFAAIPLVPKPGDRDEPDMMPAATQALPTQPPEGAAEEVRAGDAAAPSLDPSRLTTANSAELDPVPAPVEQPKPKPKPQPVAVAPTPTPAPVPAPKPAAEEPPAPTGKAYVVQLGALKNADKVNEIVGKLRGAGFRVYTSPSTPVQGKITRILVGPDASKDKLKNSLGELQKISGLSGVVMGYTPN; encoded by the coding sequence GTGGCGAGTAAGTTTCAGAATCGATTAGTCGGCACAATTGTGCTGGTCGCGCTGGGGGTGATTGTGCTCCCCGGGTTGCTTGACGGCCAGAAAAAACATTATCAGGATGAGTTTGCGGCGATCCCGTTGGTGCCGAAACCCGGCGATCGCGATGAACCAGACATGATGCCTGCGGCAACGCAGGCGCTGCCGACGCAGCCGCCTGAAGGGGCGGCAGAAGAGGTGAGGGCGGGAGATGCTGCCGCGCCATCGTTGGATCCGTCTCGTTTGACGACGGCAAACAGCGCGGAGTTAGATCCTGTCCCGGCGCCTGTAGAACAGCCGAAGCCCAAACCGAAGCCACAGCCTGTTGCCGTCGCTCCGACGCCAACGCCTGCACCGGTTCCAGCGCCGAAGCCGGCTGCTGAGGAGCCGCCAGCGCCGACCGGCAAAGCCTACGTTGTACAGCTCGGTGCGCTGAAAAATGCGGATAAGGTCAATGAGATAGTGGGTAAACTTCGCGGTGCGGGCTTCCGGGTATATACTTCCCCGTCAACGCCGGTGCAGGGTAAAATAACCCGTATTCTCGTGGGGCCTGACGCCTCCAAAGATAAGCTGAAGAACTCGCTGGGCGAGTTGCAGAAGATCTCTGGTCTGAGTGGCGTCGTGATGGGGTACACCCCTAATTAA
- the folC gene encoding bifunctional tetrahydrofolate synthase/dihydrofolate synthase — protein MDNKRIPQAASPLASWLSYLENLHSKTIDLGLERVSQVARKLGVLKPAPCVFTVAGTNGKGTTCRTLESVLTAAGYKVGVYSSPHLVRYTERVRVQGRELPESAHTASFAEIEDARGDISLTYFEYGTLSALWLFKQAQLDVVILEVGLGGRLDATNIVDADVAVVTSIALDHTDWLGPDRESIGREKAGIFRAEKPAIVGEPEMPYTIADVAQESGAILQRCGVDWRYVVTENDWSFTDAHGTLTHLPLPQVPQPNAATALAALRASGLDVSEQAIREGIEKAVLPGRFQIVSESPRVIFDVAHNPHAAEYLTGRLKKLVKSGRVLAVIGMLHDKDIAGTLAWLKSVVDAWYCAPLEGPRGATAEQLLEHLGKGNAYDSVAQAWTAALAEAKPEDTVLVCGSFHTVAHVMEVIDVGRSGGE, from the coding sequence ATGGACAATAAACGTATTCCTCAAGCCGCGTCGCCCCTGGCATCGTGGCTTTCTTATCTGGAAAACCTGCACAGTAAAACCATCGATCTGGGTCTTGAACGCGTAAGCCAGGTAGCGCGCAAGTTGGGTGTGTTGAAACCCGCGCCATGTGTTTTTACGGTGGCGGGAACCAACGGGAAAGGCACAACCTGCCGTACGCTGGAATCGGTGCTGACCGCAGCAGGTTATAAAGTTGGCGTTTACAGTTCGCCGCACCTGGTGCGCTACACGGAACGCGTGCGTGTGCAGGGACGTGAACTGCCGGAATCCGCGCATACCGCCTCATTTGCTGAGATTGAAGACGCGCGTGGCGACATTTCGCTGACCTACTTTGAGTACGGTACGTTATCGGCGCTCTGGCTGTTTAAACAGGCTCAACTGGATGTCGTCATCCTGGAAGTGGGGTTAGGCGGTCGTCTTGATGCGACCAATATCGTGGACGCCGATGTTGCTGTGGTGACCAGCATTGCGCTTGATCATACTGACTGGCTGGGCCCGGATCGTGAAAGCATTGGTCGTGAGAAGGCGGGTATCTTCCGCGCGGAGAAACCGGCTATCGTCGGCGAACCTGAAATGCCTTACACCATCGCGGATGTCGCCCAGGAGAGCGGGGCGATTTTGCAGCGTTGCGGTGTGGACTGGCGCTATGTGGTCACGGAGAACGACTGGTCGTTTACGGATGCTCATGGAACGCTGACGCATCTGCCGTTACCGCAGGTGCCGCAACCTAACGCCGCTACCGCACTGGCCGCGCTGCGCGCAAGCGGGCTTGATGTCAGCGAACAGGCGATTCGTGAGGGTATCGAAAAAGCGGTATTACCGGGGCGCTTCCAGATTGTGAGCGAGTCGCCGCGGGTGATTTTTGATGTTGCCCATAACCCGCATGCGGCGGAGTATCTGACCGGACGTCTGAAAAAGTTAGTGAAAAGCGGGCGTGTACTTGCGGTTATCGGTATGCTACATGATAAAGATATTGCCGGTACGTTAGCCTGGTTAAAAAGCGTGGTTGACGCCTGGTACTGTGCGCCCCTGGAGGGGCCGCGTGGCGCAACGGCAGAGCAACTGCTGGAGCACCTGGGCAAAGGCAACGCCTATGACAGCGTGGCGCAGGCATGGACTGCGGCACTCGCTGAGGCGAAGCCAGAAGATACCGTGTTGGTGTGTGGATCGTTTCACACTGTCGCACATGTCATGGAAGTAATAGACGTGGGGAGAAGCGGTGGCGAGTAA
- the accD gene encoding acetyl-CoA carboxylase, carboxyltransferase subunit beta, with product MSWIERIKSNITPTRKASIPEGVWTKCDSCGQVLYRAELERNLEVCPKCDHHMRMSARNRLHSLLDEGTLVELGSELEPKDVLKFRDSKKYKDRLASAQKETGEKDALVVMKGTLHGMPVVAAAFEFAFMGGSMGSVVGARFVRAVEQALEDNCPLICFSASGGARMQEALMSLMQMAKTSAALAKMQERGLPYISVLTDPTMGGVSASFAMLGDLNIAEPKALIGFAGPRVIEQTVREKLPPGFQRSEFLIEKGAIDMIVRRPEMRLKLASILAKLMNLPTPNPDEPREGEVVPPVPDQEPEA from the coding sequence ATGAGCTGGATTGAACGAATTAAAAGCAACATTACTCCCACCCGCAAGGCAAGCATTCCTGAAGGGGTGTGGACCAAGTGTGATAGCTGCGGTCAGGTTTTATACCGTGCTGAGCTGGAACGTAATCTTGAGGTCTGTCCGAAGTGTGACCATCATATGCGCATGTCGGCGCGCAATCGCCTGCATAGCCTGTTAGATGAAGGTACTCTTGTGGAACTGGGTAGCGAACTTGAGCCGAAAGACGTGCTGAAGTTTCGTGACTCCAAAAAGTACAAAGACAGACTGGCCTCTGCGCAGAAAGAAACCGGCGAGAAAGATGCGCTGGTGGTAATGAAAGGCACGCTGCACGGCATGCCGGTCGTTGCTGCTGCATTTGAGTTCGCCTTTATGGGCGGCTCTATGGGTTCTGTGGTCGGCGCGCGTTTTGTCCGTGCCGTTGAACAGGCGCTGGAAGATAACTGCCCGCTGATCTGCTTCTCCGCTTCTGGCGGGGCGCGTATGCAGGAAGCGCTGATGTCTCTGATGCAGATGGCGAAAACCTCTGCCGCACTGGCGAAAATGCAGGAACGCGGTTTACCGTATATTTCTGTACTGACCGACCCAACGATGGGCGGTGTTTCCGCAAGCTTCGCGATGCTGGGCGATCTCAACATTGCCGAACCGAAAGCACTGATCGGCTTTGCTGGTCCGCGTGTTATCGAGCAAACCGTACGTGAGAAACTGCCGCCGGGATTCCAGCGCAGCGAGTTCCTGATTGAAAAAGGCGCTATCGATATGATCGTCCGCCGTCCGGAAATGCGCCTGAAACTGGCAAGCATTCTGGCGAAGCTGATGAATCTTCCTACGCCGAATCCGGATGAGCCGCGTGAAGGCGAGGTGGTACCTCCGGTTCCCGATCAGGAACCAGAGGCCTGA
- a CDS encoding DedA family protein, producing MDLIYFLIDFILHIDVHLAELVAEYGIWVYAILFLILFCETGLVVTPFLPGDSLLFVAGALSALPTNDLNVHLMVVLMIVAAIVGDAVNYTIGRLFGEKLFSNPNSKIFRRSYLDKTHAFYERHGGKTIILARFVPIVRTFAPFVAGMGHMSYRHFAMYNVAGALLWVLLFTYAGYLFGDLPIVQENLKLLIVAIIVLSVLPGVIEVIRHKRAASRAAK from the coding sequence ATGGACCTGATTTACTTTCTTATCGATTTTATCCTGCACATTGATGTGCACCTGGCTGAGCTGGTCGCGGAATACGGTATCTGGGTATACGCGATTCTGTTTCTGATTCTGTTCTGTGAAACCGGGCTGGTGGTGACGCCGTTCCTGCCGGGGGATTCGTTGCTGTTTGTTGCTGGTGCGCTTTCTGCGCTGCCAACCAACGATCTTAATGTTCATCTGATGGTGGTGTTGATGATTGTGGCGGCGATTGTGGGCGATGCAGTGAACTACACGATTGGCCGGTTGTTCGGTGAAAAACTGTTCAGTAATCCGAATTCCAAAATTTTCCGTCGCAGCTACCTTGATAAAACCCATGCGTTCTACGAGCGTCATGGCGGTAAAACGATTATTCTTGCGCGTTTCGTGCCTATCGTGCGTACATTTGCGCCGTTTGTGGCAGGTATGGGACACATGTCCTATCGTCATTTTGCGATGTATAACGTTGCAGGTGCGCTGCTGTGGGTATTGCTGTTCACTTATGCTGGCTATCTGTTCGGCGATCTGCCGATCGTTCAGGAAAACCTGAAATTATTGATTGTGGCGATTATCGTCCTTTCCGTATTGCCGGGTGTAATTGAAGTGATTCGCCATAAACGCGCTGCGTCACGGGCTGCAAAATAG
- the truA gene encoding tRNA pseudouridine(38-40) synthase TruA, producing the protein MSDQQQPSTHKIALGIEYDGSKYYGWQRQNEVRSVQEKLEKALSQVANERINVFCAGRTDAGVHGTGQVVHFETTALRKDAAWTLGVNANLPGDIAVRWVKAVPDDFHARFSATARRYRYIIYNHRLRPAVLGKGVTHYYEPLDAERMHRAAQCLIGENDFTSFRAVQCQSRTPWRNVMHINVERFGAYVVVDIKANAFVHHMVRNIVGSLLEVGAHNQPESWIAELLAAKDRTLAAATAKAEGLYLVAVDYPDRFDLPKPPMGPLFLAD; encoded by the coding sequence ATGTCTGACCAGCAACAGCCGTCAACCCATAAAATTGCGCTGGGCATTGAGTATGACGGCAGCAAATATTATGGCTGGCAGCGCCAGAACGAAGTGCGTAGCGTTCAGGAAAAACTGGAAAAAGCGCTCTCTCAGGTGGCGAATGAACGCATCAATGTCTTTTGTGCGGGACGCACGGATGCAGGCGTTCATGGCACAGGACAGGTCGTACACTTTGAAACGACCGCCCTGCGCAAAGATGCGGCCTGGACACTGGGGGTAAATGCGAATTTACCTGGTGACATCGCCGTACGCTGGGTGAAAGCTGTACCCGATGATTTTCATGCCCGATTTAGCGCCACGGCTCGCCGTTATCGCTACATCATCTACAATCATCGGTTGCGCCCTGCGGTTTTGGGTAAAGGGGTCACCCATTACTATGAACCGCTGGACGCTGAGCGTATGCATCGTGCGGCCCAGTGTCTGATTGGCGAAAATGATTTTACCTCGTTTCGGGCGGTGCAGTGCCAGTCGCGCACGCCGTGGCGAAACGTGATGCACATTAACGTCGAACGTTTCGGTGCATATGTGGTGGTGGATATTAAAGCGAATGCCTTTGTACATCATATGGTCAGGAATATTGTCGGTAGCCTGTTGGAAGTAGGCGCCCACAACCAGCCGGAGAGCTGGATAGCAGAACTGTTAGCGGCGAAGGACAGAACGCTGGCAGCGGCAACGGCGAAAGCGGAAGGACTGTATCTGGTGGCGGTAGATTACCCGGACCGGTTCGACCTGCCAAAACCGCCAATGGGCCCGCTATTTCTGGCGGACTAA
- a CDS encoding aspartate-semialdehyde dehydrogenase, whose amino-acid sequence MSEGWNIAILGATGAVGEALLDTLAERQFPVGEIYALARNESAGEHLRFNGKSVIVQDVADFDWTQAQLAFFVAGAEATAAWVEEATNAGCLVIDSSGLFALEPDVPLVVPDVNPFVLADYRNRNVIAVPNSLTSQLLSALKPLIDDGGLSRITVTNIISASAHGKKAVDALAGQSAKLLNGIPIDEDDFFGRQLAFNMLPLLPDREGSVREERRIVDEVRKIMQDDGLLISASIVQSPVFYGHAQMVNFEALRPLAAEEARDAFSRGEDVVLSEETDFPTQVGDASGTPHLSIGCVHNDYGMPEQVQFWSVADNVRFGGALMAVKIAEKLVQEYLY is encoded by the coding sequence ATGTCTGAAGGCTGGAATATTGCCATTCTGGGCGCAACGGGCGCCGTAGGCGAAGCCCTGCTCGATACGCTGGCGGAACGCCAGTTCCCGGTCGGTGAAATTTATGCGCTGGCGCGTAATGAAAGCGCCGGTGAGCATCTGCGTTTTAACGGTAAATCGGTCATTGTGCAGGACGTTGCAGACTTTGACTGGACGCAGGCGCAGTTAGCATTTTTCGTTGCAGGGGCTGAAGCCACCGCCGCATGGGTAGAAGAAGCGACCAATGCCGGGTGCCTGGTTATCGACAGCAGCGGCCTGTTCGCGCTTGAGCCGGACGTTCCGCTGGTGGTACCGGACGTTAACCCGTTCGTGCTGGCGGATTACCGCAACCGTAATGTGATTGCGGTCCCTAACAGCTTGACCAGCCAACTGCTGTCTGCGCTGAAGCCGCTGATTGATGACGGCGGGCTGTCACGTATTACGGTGACCAATATTATTTCGGCATCTGCTCACGGCAAAAAAGCCGTCGATGCGCTGGCCGGACAGAGCGCGAAATTGCTTAACGGCATCCCGATTGACGAAGATGATTTCTTTGGTCGTCAGTTGGCGTTCAATATGCTGCCGCTGCTGCCAGATCGTGAAGGTAGCGTGCGGGAAGAGCGCCGTATTGTCGATGAAGTGCGTAAAATTATGCAGGATGACGGCCTGCTCATCTCCGCCAGCATTGTGCAGTCGCCCGTGTTTTATGGCCACGCGCAGATGGTGAATTTTGAAGCCCTGCGTCCGTTGGCTGCGGAAGAAGCACGTGACGCGTTTTCACGCGGTGAAGACGTGGTGTTATCGGAAGAGACCGATTTCCCGACTCAGGTTGGCGATGCGTCAGGAACTCCGCACCTTTCAATTGGCTGTGTGCATAACGATTACGGAATGCCGGAGCAGGTTCAGTTCTGGTCTGTGGCTGACAATGTGCGCTTTGGCGGCGCGTTAATGGCGGTGAAAATTGCGGAAAAACTGGTGCAGGAGTACCTGTACTAA
- the pdxB gene encoding 4-phosphoerythronate dehydrogenase PdxB, producing MKILVDENMPYARELFSRLGEVKAVPGRPIPVAELDDAEALMVRSVTKVNESLLGGKPVKFVGTATAGTDHVDEAWLAQSGIGFSAAPGCNAIAVVEYVFSALLMLAERDGFALRDRTVGIVGVGNVGGRLQARLEALGIRTLLCDPPRADRGDEGDFRSLDELVEQADVLTFHTPLFKDGPYKTLHLADDALISRLKPGTILINACRGPVIDNTALLNRLNAGQALSVVLDVWEGEPDLNVALLEKADIGTAHIAGYTLEGKARGTTQVFEAYSKFIGREQHIALNTLLPAPEFGRITLHGPLDQPTLKRLVHLVYDVRRDDAPLRKVAGIPGEFDKLRKNYLERREWSSLYVMCDDATAAALLCKLGFNAVHHPAH from the coding sequence GTGAAAATCCTCGTTGATGAAAATATGCCCTATGCCCGCGAACTGTTCAGTCGTTTGGGGGAGGTCAAAGCAGTTCCCGGTCGCCCGATTCCCGTTGCCGAACTGGATGATGCCGAAGCCTTAATGGTGCGCTCGGTGACGAAAGTAAATGAATCACTGCTTGGCGGAAAACCGGTTAAATTTGTCGGGACGGCAACCGCAGGCACGGACCATGTAGATGAAGCCTGGCTTGCGCAGTCGGGGATCGGTTTTTCCGCTGCACCCGGCTGTAACGCGATTGCGGTCGTAGAATATGTGTTTTCAGCGTTACTGATGCTGGCAGAGCGCGACGGGTTTGCGTTACGCGATCGTACCGTGGGTATCGTGGGCGTGGGCAATGTGGGGGGGCGTTTGCAGGCGCGCCTGGAAGCGTTGGGGATCCGCACGCTGTTATGCGATCCGCCGCGAGCCGATCGCGGTGATGAGGGGGATTTCCGCTCGCTGGACGAGCTGGTAGAGCAAGCCGATGTATTGACTTTTCATACGCCGCTGTTCAAGGACGGACCGTACAAAACGCTGCATCTGGCGGATGACGCGCTGATTAGCCGACTCAAGCCGGGCACCATTCTGATCAACGCCTGCCGTGGGCCGGTTATCGACAATACGGCATTGCTGAACCGACTTAATGCCGGGCAAGCACTGAGCGTGGTGCTGGATGTCTGGGAAGGGGAGCCGGATCTCAATGTGGCATTGCTGGAGAAAGCCGATATTGGCACGGCGCACATTGCCGGGTATACCCTGGAAGGAAAAGCGCGCGGCACCACGCAGGTCTTTGAAGCCTATAGCAAGTTTATTGGTCGCGAACAGCACATTGCGCTCAATACCCTGTTACCTGCACCGGAATTTGGTCGTATCACCCTGCATGGCCCGTTAGATCAGCCAACGCTGAAAAGGCTGGTGCATTTAGTGTATGATGTGCGCCGCGATGATGCGCCACTGCGTAAAGTCGCTGGAATTCCGGGTGAGTTTGATAAACTGCGTAAAAATTATCTTGAGCGCCGTGAATGGTCGTCTTTATACGTGATGTGTGACGACGCAACGGCAGCAGCCTTGCTGTGTAAGCTGGGTTTTAACGCTGTTCACCACCCGGCACATTAA
- the flk gene encoding flagella biosynthesis regulator Flk → MQPISGTPARPPGEGQNAPSVAGEQPLSTQQRTVLERLITRLISLTQQQSAEVWAGMKHDLGVKSDTPLQSRHFPAAEQNLNQRLGVAQQNHANRQVLSQLTELLSQGNNRQAVSDFIRQQYGQTALSQLTPEQLKNVLTLLQQGQLSIPQPQQRPATDRPLLPAEHNTLNQLVTKLAAATGESGKMIWQSMLELSGVKSGELIPAKQFTHLVTWLQARQTLSLQSAPTLQTLQAALKLPLEPNELTAIKEYAQQTYQIQPQSILTTVQVLDLLNQIFLRRVERERELSDPRHLQPIYSPFAPMIETVKSLSARPGLLFVALMIALAIFWLVA, encoded by the coding sequence ATGCAGCCCATTTCAGGTACGCCCGCTCGCCCTCCCGGCGAAGGCCAAAATGCCCCTTCCGTGGCGGGAGAACAACCGTTATCCACGCAGCAACGTACCGTGCTGGAGCGACTGATTACCCGTTTGATTTCGCTCACCCAACAGCAAAGCGCCGAGGTGTGGGCCGGAATGAAGCACGATTTGGGCGTCAAAAGTGATACGCCATTGCAGTCACGTCACTTTCCTGCCGCTGAGCAAAACCTGAACCAACGGCTGGGGGTTGCTCAGCAAAATCATGCTAATCGTCAGGTGCTGTCGCAGCTTACTGAATTATTGAGTCAGGGAAATAACCGCCAGGCAGTCAGTGATTTTATCCGTCAGCAGTATGGGCAAACGGCGCTCAGCCAGCTCACGCCTGAGCAATTAAAGAACGTGCTCACGCTGCTGCAGCAAGGGCAACTTTCGATACCGCAACCACAGCAGCGCCCGGCCACCGATCGTCCGTTGTTACCCGCAGAGCACAATACGCTGAACCAGTTGGTTACCAAACTGGCGGCGGCCACGGGTGAATCCGGGAAGATGATCTGGCAGTCGATGCTGGAGCTGTCTGGCGTAAAAAGCGGTGAGCTGATCCCTGCCAAACAGTTTACGCACCTGGTCACTTGGCTGCAGGCGCGCCAAACGCTCAGTCTGCAAAGTGCCCCAACGCTACAAACGCTCCAGGCGGCGCTGAAGCTACCCTTAGAGCCGAATGAGCTGACGGCAATAAAAGAGTACGCGCAGCAGACGTATCAGATCCAACCGCAATCGATTCTGACCACGGTGCAGGTGCTGGATTTGCTCAATCAAATCTTCCTGCGCCGCGTGGAACGAGAACGCGAGCTCAGCGATCCGCGTCATCTTCAGCCTATTTACAGCCCGTTCGCACCGATGATTGAAACGGTTAAATCTCTGTCGGCACGACCGGGACTGCTGTTTGTTGCGTTGATGATTGCGTTAGCCATTTTCTGGCTGGTCGCTTAA